A genomic window from Cytobacillus suaedae includes:
- a CDS encoding 3-oxoacid CoA-transferase subunit B has protein sequence MGMGMNTRDRIAMRAAKEVKNGMIVNLGIGIPSLVPNFLEPDVHVMIQAENGVLGIGASPQKGGEDENLCNAAGYPVSIVQGASYFDSSIAFGMIRRGYIDITILGSLQVSEKGDLANWIVPGKRVPGMGGAMELAQKAKKVIVLMNHVNKSGESKIVKECSIPLTSKKCVHLIITDMAVIEVTEKGLLLKEIMEPYTVEDVISKTSASLLLADSIVKIP, from the coding sequence ATGGGTATGGGAATGAATACAAGAGATCGCATTGCCATGCGTGCAGCCAAAGAAGTGAAAAACGGGATGATCGTTAATCTTGGAATTGGAATTCCCTCACTTGTTCCCAATTTTTTAGAACCCGATGTTCATGTCATGATACAAGCAGAAAATGGGGTCCTTGGAATAGGTGCATCTCCTCAAAAAGGAGGAGAGGATGAAAACTTATGTAATGCAGCGGGTTATCCTGTAAGCATCGTACAGGGGGCATCCTATTTTGATAGTTCAATAGCTTTTGGAATGATCAGAAGAGGTTATATTGACATTACCATTCTAGGTTCACTACAGGTAAGTGAAAAGGGAGATTTAGCTAATTGGATTGTACCAGGTAAGAGAGTTCCTGGAATGGGTGGTGCAATGGAGCTCGCACAAAAAGCAAAGAAAGTTATTGTGTTAATGAATCATGTTAATAAATCTGGTGAATCGAAAATTGTGAAGGAATGTTCGATCCCTTTAACTAGCAAAAAGTGTGTACATCTAATTATTACGGATATGGCTGTCATTGAAGTAACTGAAAAAGGGTTGTTACTAAAAGAAATTATGGAACCATACACTGTCGAAGATGTGATAAGTAAGACCTCCGCTTCTTTACTTTTGGCGGATTCAATTGTCAAAATACCATAA
- a CDS encoding CoA transferase subunit A, which yields MVENTFNKIASLEDALSHINNETTLMFGGFGGIGSPPSLIAGILEKEVCNLTLIGNDTGFPDIGIGRLVSHHRVKKVIASHIGSNPIAGQLMTAGQLEVEFVPQGTLAERIRAGGVGLGGILVDVGMDNEIVSQSKQRIVMDDKEYLIEKPLTADVSIIFAKKSDPFGNLIYDKSARNMNPLVAMAGKFTIAEVEEIVPLGELSPEEIITPGVYVDMIVKSNGVNWKWVWE from the coding sequence ATGGTAGAAAATACATTTAATAAGATTGCTAGCTTAGAAGATGCTTTATCGCATATAAACAATGAAACGACTTTAATGTTCGGAGGTTTCGGAGGGATAGGCTCGCCCCCTTCTTTAATTGCAGGAATACTTGAAAAAGAGGTTTGTAATTTAACGCTAATTGGGAATGACACAGGCTTTCCGGACATAGGAATAGGAAGGTTAGTAAGTCATCATCGTGTGAAAAAGGTCATCGCATCTCATATTGGCTCAAATCCAATAGCTGGACAATTGATGACAGCTGGTCAATTAGAGGTTGAGTTCGTCCCTCAAGGTACATTAGCAGAACGAATTCGTGCAGGTGGAGTAGGATTAGGTGGAATTTTAGTTGATGTCGGAATGGATAATGAAATCGTTTCACAGTCCAAACAGAGAATCGTTATGGATGATAAGGAATATTTAATTGAAAAGCCCTTAACTGCTGATGTGTCTATCATCTTTGCGAAGAAGAGCGATCCTTTTGGGAACCTTATCTATGATAAAAGTGCCCGCAACATGAATCCACTTGTAGCAATGGCTGGGAAATTTACGATTGCCGAAGTAGAAGAAATTGTTCCTCTAGGTGAACTCAGTCCAGAAGAAATCATTACACCTGGTGTTTATGTAGATATGATTGTGAAAAGTAATGGGGTGAATTGGAAATGGGTATGGGAATGA
- a CDS encoding aspartate aminotransferase family protein, with product MNYSHLIKPVLDQDYPVVSYGDGIYLYDTTGKKYIDGSSGAITASIGHGVKEIIDVMLEQAKKVSFVYRSQFTSEPAEQLASKLSQLTQGDLNSAFFVNSGSEATETAMKIAIQFWQEQGIKTKNKILSRWMSYHGITIGALSMSGHTARRARFVPLLEDYPSISAPYCYRCPYDSSYPFCKLKCATELDQAIKRIGSEHIAAFIAEPIVGAAAGAIVPPKEYYQTIREICDRNNILFIADEVMTGLGRTGKMFGMEHWQVQPDILAIGKGMSAGYTPIGAAIASDRVMAPILKGSKQIMSGHTFSANPQSTAVALAVITYIEKNNLVTNAEEMGNYLVTKLTDLQKKYAIIGDVRGKGLLIGVEFVSDFLNKLPFKREVALTNLMLERAQANGLLLYPSATGIEGVGGDAILIAPPLTINEKQIDELIDIFEQTVSSLQNDLQVNGLIS from the coding sequence ATGAATTATTCCCATTTAATCAAACCTGTTTTAGATCAAGACTATCCCGTTGTTAGCTACGGAGATGGTATTTACTTGTACGATACAACCGGTAAAAAGTACATTGATGGGTCATCAGGTGCAATAACTGCGAGTATAGGTCATGGGGTAAAAGAGATTATTGATGTCATGCTGGAACAGGCAAAAAAAGTAAGTTTTGTCTATCGATCTCAATTCACAAGCGAACCTGCAGAACAGCTTGCATCTAAGCTGAGTCAGTTAACACAAGGTGATTTAAATTCAGCATTTTTTGTAAACAGTGGGTCAGAAGCTACTGAAACAGCTATGAAAATAGCCATACAATTTTGGCAGGAACAAGGTATAAAGACAAAAAATAAAATTCTTTCTAGATGGATGAGTTATCATGGCATCACCATTGGTGCACTATCTATGTCAGGTCACACAGCTAGAAGGGCAAGGTTCGTGCCACTTTTAGAGGATTATCCTTCTATTTCAGCTCCATACTGTTACCGGTGTCCGTATGATTCGAGCTACCCCTTTTGTAAACTAAAGTGTGCAACTGAACTCGATCAAGCCATTAAGAGAATTGGTTCTGAACACATTGCAGCATTCATTGCTGAACCAATCGTCGGAGCTGCAGCTGGAGCAATTGTTCCACCAAAGGAGTACTATCAAACGATTCGAGAAATTTGTGATAGAAATAATATCCTATTTATAGCCGATGAGGTAATGACCGGTTTGGGTCGAACAGGTAAGATGTTTGGAATGGAGCATTGGCAGGTGCAGCCAGATATTCTTGCAATTGGGAAGGGTATGAGTGCGGGATATACCCCCATTGGTGCAGCCATAGCAAGTGACAGAGTGATGGCACCGATTTTAAAAGGATCTAAACAAATTATGAGTGGCCATACTTTTAGTGCAAATCCGCAATCAACAGCAGTGGCACTTGCGGTTATTACGTATATTGAAAAAAATAATCTTGTAACAAATGCTGAGGAAATGGGGAACTATTTAGTTACTAAACTGACAGATTTACAAAAGAAATATGCCATTATTGGTGATGTAAGAGGGAAAGGCCTTTTAATAGGCGTTGAATTTGTCTCCGATTTTCTAAATAAGCTGCCATTTAAGCGAGAAGTAGCTTTAACTAACTTGATGCTAGAAAGAGCACAAGCAAATGGATTGCTACTATATCCATCTGCAACAGGGATTGAAGGGGTTGGAGGAGATGCAATTCTTATCGCACCGCCGTTGACCATTAATGAGAAGCAGATTGATGAACTTATTGACATTTTCGAGCAAACTGTGAGTAGCCTGCAGAATGATTTACAAGTTAACGGATTGATCTCGTAG
- a CDS encoding NAD(P)/FAD-dependent oxidoreductase: MVKTFDCIIIGGGFAGLQAAIQLGRYKHSILVIDSNHGRSTICKSYHNILGYPDGVSGETLRSIGKAQAESYGVEFVEDEVTDAKKNTNTFSLHAKSGEMYEANKILLATGVMDRIPDIPNIMPCLGLTIYVCPDCDGYEVKDKKVVLLGSGSTGANLALTLSYWTKQIVYINHDGRDLEEELKTNIQQKGITYIKQEIESVITGDKAHEFKGVKLKDGTIIEGDRGFIGFGGNKVKTDLAEKLGVERLENKHINVNPRTKETNIANVWAAGDILAHSEQVTIALGDGSHAAIWIHKRIMSEIN; the protein is encoded by the coding sequence ATGGTAAAAACGTTTGATTGTATCATAATAGGTGGAGGATTCGCAGGACTTCAAGCAGCGATTCAGCTTGGTAGGTATAAACACTCTATTTTAGTGATCGATTCAAATCATGGAAGATCTACGATTTGTAAAAGCTATCACAATATTCTTGGTTATCCTGATGGTGTTAGTGGAGAGACTTTAAGGAGCATTGGAAAAGCACAAGCAGAGAGCTATGGGGTAGAGTTTGTGGAAGATGAAGTAACGGATGCAAAGAAGAACACTAATACGTTTTCACTTCATGCTAAATCAGGAGAGATGTATGAGGCAAATAAAATACTATTAGCAACTGGTGTGATGGACAGAATACCTGATATTCCAAATATTATGCCATGTCTAGGACTAACCATTTATGTTTGTCCAGATTGTGATGGGTATGAGGTAAAGGATAAAAAGGTTGTTTTACTAGGAAGTGGGTCAACCGGAGCTAACCTTGCGCTAACACTTTCTTACTGGACAAAACAAATTGTATATATCAATCATGATGGTAGGGACTTAGAAGAAGAACTTAAAACCAACATTCAACAAAAAGGAATTACCTATATAAAACAAGAAATTGAAAGCGTCATAACTGGTGATAAAGCCCATGAGTTTAAAGGTGTTAAGCTCAAAGACGGAACAATAATAGAAGGAGACAGAGGCTTTATCGGCTTTGGAGGCAATAAAGTCAAAACAGACCTTGCAGAAAAATTAGGGGTCGAGCGATTAGAAAACAAACACATTAACGTAAACCCCAGAACAAAGGAAACTAATATAGCCAATGTCTGGGCAGCTGGTGACATCCTGGCTCACTCTGAACAAGTAACCATCGCATTGGGCGACGGCTCCCATGCAGCGATTTGGATACACAAACGTATTATGTCTGAAATTAATTAA
- a CDS encoding NAD-dependent epimerase/dehydratase family protein: MNLLIIGGTKFLGIHLINEAISRGHEVTIFNRGTVESSLLPDSIEYLVGDRDGNLSALEGRKWDAVIDTCGYVPRVVRKSAQLLSTACDQYAFISSISVYNDFSKEIGENSEVGTLKDESVEEVTGETYGPLKALCENEVKSFFPEGALIIRPGLIVGPNDPTDRFTYWPVRVANGGDVLVPDSDHPVQFIDVRDLAAFTLTLLEEKKAGTYNVTGPKEQLRFKEFLEECKRTTKSDATFTAVSNDFLQEQKVGYWMELPLYIPESDENMKSFLTAPIQKAISDGLQIRPLSVTIEDTVAWDRTRNISADDRKAGLHPQKEAEVLKKWNEKELIL; encoded by the coding sequence ATGAATCTCTTAATTATTGGTGGGACAAAATTTTTAGGCATTCATTTAATAAACGAAGCGATAAGCAGAGGACATGAGGTAACCATTTTTAATCGTGGGACGGTCGAATCTTCACTTTTACCAGATTCGATAGAATATTTGGTAGGTGACAGAGATGGAAATCTATCTGCACTTGAAGGTAGAAAATGGGATGCTGTTATTGATACGTGTGGGTATGTACCGAGAGTTGTTAGAAAGTCTGCTCAATTACTATCTACAGCATGTGATCAATATGCGTTTATATCAAGTATCTCCGTCTATAATGACTTTTCAAAAGAAATTGGTGAAAACTCGGAGGTAGGAACACTTAAGGATGAAAGTGTTGAAGAGGTTACAGGAGAGACCTATGGTCCTCTAAAAGCACTATGTGAAAATGAAGTAAAATCATTCTTCCCAGAGGGTGCACTTATCATTCGTCCAGGATTAATCGTTGGACCAAATGACCCTACAGACCGCTTTACATACTGGCCCGTTAGAGTTGCGAATGGGGGCGATGTTTTAGTTCCAGATTCAGACCATCCAGTTCAATTCATTGACGTGAGGGATTTAGCGGCCTTTACTTTAACTTTGTTGGAAGAGAAAAAAGCAGGAACTTACAATGTGACTGGTCCTAAAGAACAACTTCGTTTCAAGGAATTTTTAGAAGAATGTAAACGTACGACAAAGAGCGACGCTACATTCACTGCAGTTTCTAATGATTTTTTACAGGAGCAAAAGGTTGGCTATTGGATGGAACTTCCGCTATACATTCCTGAATCAGACGAAAATATGAAAAGCTTCTTAACAGCTCCAATCCAAAAAGCGATTAGTGATGGGTTGCAGATTAGGCCATTGTCAGTAACTATAGAGGATACTGTAGCATGGGATCGCACTAGAAACATAAGTGCTGATGATCGGAAAGCTGGACTTCATCCTCAAAAAGAGGCTGAGGTTCTAAAGAAGTGGAATGAAAAAGAGTTAATACTTTAA
- a CDS encoding VOC family protein has translation MIGYLYETHVLTKNLEAAVKFYQELGMPLAYFLEDRRAAFFWFQKSEEKKQMLGVWEVAEDQWVARHFAFHISYEELIGSIDWLKEKQIEPVASFGLEPNEPLVHCWMPSASVYFTDPDGNSLEYIHVLKGESKPELGVMYLSEWEKMYSIK, from the coding sequence ATGATCGGATACCTGTATGAAACACATGTCCTTACAAAAAACTTAGAGGCAGCTGTTAAGTTTTATCAAGAACTTGGAATGCCATTAGCCTATTTTTTAGAAGATAGAAGAGCTGCATTCTTTTGGTTTCAGAAATCGGAAGAGAAAAAACAAATGCTTGGTGTGTGGGAAGTAGCTGAAGATCAGTGGGTAGCAAGACACTTTGCCTTTCATATCTCTTATGAAGAACTAATCGGTTCAATTGATTGGCTAAAAGAGAAACAAATAGAACCAGTAGCCAGTTTTGGACTAGAGCCAAATGAACCATTAGTCCACTGCTGGATGCCATCCGCTTCTGTATACTTCACAGACCCTGACGGAAACTCACTTGAATACATCCATGTACTAAAGGGAGAATCTAAGCCGGAATTAGGAGTTATGTATTTAAGTGAGTGGGAAAAAATGTATAGTATTAAATAA
- the bioB gene encoding biotin synthase BioB: MNWLEIAENVIAGEEISDQQALSILNCPDEELLLLLHGAYQIRKHYYGNKVKLNMIINTKSGLCPENCGYCSQSSISTAPIEKYRMVDKENILKGAEQAYNLKVGTYCIVASGRGPSDKEVDHVVSAVEEIKEKYGLKVCACLGILKPEQASRLKEAGVDRYNHNVNTSKEHHSNITTSHTYDDRVNTVNIAKEAGISPCSGVIVGMKETKDDVVNMARTLKVLDADSIPVNFLHAIDGTLLEGVNELDPRYCLKVLALFRFINPTKEIRISGGREVNLRSLQPLGLYAANSIFVGDYLTTSGQESTADHKMLEDLGFEIDYVTSDDKVGV; encoded by the coding sequence ATGAATTGGTTAGAAATTGCAGAAAATGTAATTGCAGGAGAAGAGATTTCAGATCAACAAGCATTATCCATTTTGAATTGCCCAGATGAGGAGCTTTTGTTGTTATTACACGGAGCATACCAAATTCGTAAACATTATTATGGTAACAAAGTAAAGTTAAATATGATTATAAACACTAAGTCAGGATTATGTCCTGAGAACTGTGGATATTGTTCACAATCGTCTATTTCAACTGCACCGATTGAAAAATATAGAATGGTAGACAAAGAGAATATTTTAAAAGGGGCGGAACAGGCTTACAACTTAAAAGTTGGTACATATTGTATTGTTGCGAGCGGTAGAGGGCCAAGTGATAAAGAAGTCGATCATGTTGTTTCTGCTGTTGAAGAAATAAAAGAAAAGTATGGGTTGAAGGTTTGTGCCTGTCTTGGGATTCTAAAACCTGAACAAGCCTCTAGATTAAAAGAAGCGGGTGTAGATCGTTATAATCATAATGTAAATACGTCTAAGGAACATCATTCAAATATAACGACATCACATACATATGATGATCGTGTAAACACTGTAAACATTGCAAAAGAAGCTGGAATTTCTCCTTGCTCAGGTGTTATTGTTGGAATGAAGGAAACGAAAGATGATGTTGTGAATATGGCTAGAACTTTGAAGGTACTTGATGCTGATTCAATACCTGTGAATTTCCTTCATGCCATTGATGGAACTTTACTAGAAGGTGTAAATGAACTTGACCCTCGTTATTGTTTGAAGGTACTAGCGTTATTCCGCTTTATCAATCCAACGAAGGAAATTAGAATATCTGGTGGGCGTGAAGTTAATCTTAGAAGCTTACAGCCACTTGGCTTATATGCGGCTAACTCAATTTTTGTGGGTGACTATTTAACTACTTCAGGTCAGGAAAGTACTGCAGATCATAAGATGCTTGAGGATTTAGGATTTGAGATTGATTATGTGACTAGTGATGATAAAGTAGGAGTGTAA
- a CDS encoding YjcZ family sporulation protein, with the protein MHYGYHDYCGYGYGGYGYNNSFVLIVVLFILLIIVGASYIG; encoded by the coding sequence ATGCATTACGGATATCATGATTACTGCGGTTATGGATACGGTGGATATGGCTACAATAACAGCTTCGTGTTAATTGTCGTTTTGTTTATTCTTTTAATCATTGTCGGAGCTTCTTATATAGGTTAA
- a CDS encoding amino acid transporter, with translation MVEALLHGIILAFGLIIPLGVQNVFVFNQGASGRNFYYALPAVITAGVCDTILILLAVVGVSVLVLTFAWFKFLLFTVGIVFLLYMGYTIWNSDPRPRDDIQGSLSVRRQIAFAASVSLLNPHAILDTIGVIGTNSLQYEDTEKVIFTVACITVSWLWFIGLAAAGRYVGKIDKDGSWLRKINKLSAIIIWGVALYLLIQLIGS, from the coding sequence TTGGTGGAAGCATTACTTCACGGGATCATATTAGCTTTTGGGCTAATTATACCTCTAGGTGTTCAAAATGTCTTTGTTTTTAATCAAGGAGCTAGTGGGAGGAATTTCTATTATGCATTACCTGCAGTGATTACAGCGGGGGTATGTGATACCATCCTTATTTTACTTGCCGTTGTAGGAGTATCCGTTTTAGTATTAACATTTGCTTGGTTTAAATTTCTTTTATTTACAGTGGGAATAGTCTTCTTACTATATATGGGATATACCATTTGGAATAGCGATCCAAGGCCAAGGGATGATATTCAAGGTTCGCTGTCTGTAAGAAGACAAATTGCTTTTGCAGCATCTGTTTCTCTTTTAAACCCTCATGCCATATTAGATACAATAGGAGTGATTGGAACAAATTCACTTCAATATGAAGATACTGAAAAGGTCATCTTTACAGTTGCTTGCATCACAGTTTCCTGGTTATGGTTTATTGGGTTAGCGGCAGCAGGACGTTATGTAGGTAAAATTGATAAGGATGGCAGTTGGTTGAGAAAAATTAATAAACTTTCAGCAATCATCATTTGGGGTGTCGCACTTTACTTACTTATTCAGTTAATAGGTTCATAA
- a CDS encoding P1 family peptidase — translation MNLKKRLRDYGLKVGTMSTGLKNTLTDVKGVTVGHTTLSNSSVQTGVTAIIPHAGNIFLEKYIGATHVINGFGKTIGTIQIDELGTIETPILLTNTLSIGTCADSLLKYMIDSNKEIGRITGTVNPIVCECNDMFLNDIRSFAVTHEHVISALQNASETFEEGSVGAGAGMRCFGLKGGIGSSSRTFEINSNTYTLGVLVLTNYGKLSDFTFLGTPLGKRLLPLIPSKEEADKGSIIMVVATDLPVSDRQLKRILKRTSVGLSKTGSFIGNGSGDIAIGFSTATTIPHFSKSGLQTLNLLHEDEIDLSFIAVAEATEEAILNSLLSANTTVGRDGNTLYSLRDYIEQLL, via the coding sequence ATGAATCTTAAAAAGAGACTTAGAGATTATGGCTTAAAAGTCGGAACGATGAGTACTGGACTCAAAAATACACTTACAGATGTAAAGGGTGTTACGGTCGGACATACAACCCTTAGTAATAGCTCTGTCCAAACCGGAGTAACAGCAATTATACCACATGCAGGAAATATCTTCCTAGAAAAATACATAGGTGCAACACATGTTATCAATGGCTTTGGAAAGACAATTGGCACCATTCAAATTGATGAATTAGGAACAATTGAAACACCGATTTTGTTAACAAACACTTTGAGTATTGGAACTTGCGCAGATTCTCTTTTAAAGTATATGATAGATTCCAATAAAGAGATTGGCAGAATTACAGGTACGGTTAATCCAATCGTTTGCGAATGCAACGATATGTTTTTGAATGATATCCGCTCTTTTGCTGTTACACATGAACATGTAATAAGTGCACTACAGAATGCTTCTGAAACGTTTGAGGAAGGAAGTGTCGGTGCAGGCGCTGGTATGAGATGTTTCGGTCTAAAGGGAGGAATCGGTTCTTCTTCTAGAACGTTTGAAATTAATAGCAACACATACACGTTAGGTGTGCTAGTTTTAACAAACTATGGCAAGCTTTCAGACTTCACTTTTTTAGGTACTCCTCTAGGTAAGAGACTTTTACCTCTTATCCCTAGCAAGGAAGAGGCTGATAAAGGATCCATAATTATGGTTGTCGCAACAGATTTACCTGTTTCTGATCGCCAACTAAAGCGTATTCTGAAACGGACAAGTGTAGGTCTTAGTAAAACGGGTTCTTTTATCGGTAATGGGAGTGGAGATATTGCCATTGGCTTTTCAACTGCCACTACCATTCCCCACTTCTCCAAGTCAGGATTGCAAACGTTGAATCTACTACACGAAGACGAGATTGATCTGTCTTTCATAGCAGTTGCAGAAGCAACAGAAGAAGCTATTTTAAACTCCTTATTAAGCGCAAATACTACAGTTGGTAGAGATGGAAATACACTTTATTCACTAAGAGATTATATTGAACAACTTCTATAA
- the dat gene encoding D-amino-acid transaminase, whose amino-acid sequence MEIGFYKDHFVDINENVVPIQERGHQFGDGVYEVIRVYNGKPFLLKEHLDRLVKSAEAIMLELPYTPERIQEIVNEGLEKSGLKEAEIYMQITRGIAPRAHLFPTTPSVMSMTVKNARIVDEKKRIDGVTVTTMEDERWKNCYIKSLNLLPNVIAKQKAVTNGHEEAIFVRDGYITEGSSSNIFIVKNGTLLTTPATNYILHGITRAAVIQLALNCNIPFEERKFDRDFLNEADEAFITSTSAEILPISKIDDISLPPNRPLTNLLYKEYRELYS is encoded by the coding sequence ATGGAGATTGGATTTTATAAAGATCATTTTGTGGATATAAATGAAAATGTTGTACCTATACAAGAAAGAGGCCATCAATTTGGGGATGGTGTTTATGAAGTTATACGTGTGTATAACGGAAAACCCTTTCTGTTAAAAGAACACCTGGATAGATTAGTCAAAAGTGCGGAAGCAATTATGTTAGAGCTACCCTACACACCGGAAAGAATCCAAGAAATTGTTAATGAAGGCTTAGAGAAATCTGGATTAAAAGAAGCTGAAATTTACATGCAAATTACGCGAGGAATCGCTCCAAGAGCACACCTTTTTCCGACCACACCTTCTGTTATGTCAATGACAGTCAAAAATGCCCGTATAGTTGATGAAAAGAAACGTATCGATGGTGTAACAGTGACTACAATGGAAGATGAACGCTGGAAGAACTGTTATATCAAGTCTTTGAATCTTTTACCAAATGTTATTGCTAAACAAAAGGCCGTTACAAATGGTCATGAAGAAGCCATTTTTGTAAGAGATGGATATATCACTGAGGGCTCAAGCAGCAATATATTCATCGTTAAAAATGGAACACTACTTACAACACCCGCAACAAATTATATCTTACACGGCATTACAAGAGCAGCTGTTATCCAATTAGCATTAAATTGCAATATTCCTTTTGAAGAGAGAAAGTTTGACCGTGATTTTCTAAATGAAGCAGATGAAGCATTCATAACAAGTACCTCAGCGGAAATTTTACCAATCTCAAAAATAGATGATATTTCACTACCACCAAATAGACCACTAACGAACTTGTTATATAAAGAATACCGTGAGCTTTATTCTTAA
- a CDS encoding N-acetyltransferase: protein MISIRDAVETDLLEILFIYNEAIERTVATFDTDPRSLEKQRSWFNDHGPSHPIIVAELDGKVIGWASLSRWSDRAAYDGTVELSFYVLELYHGKGIGKALLLALLEQAATLPLHTIISRITEGNEASIHLHKQAGFEYIGVMKQVGKKFGRLLDVHMFQFFV, encoded by the coding sequence ATGATTAGCATTAGGGATGCCGTAGAGACAGATTTACTAGAGATTCTGTTCATTTATAATGAAGCTATAGAAAGAACTGTGGCCACATTCGATACTGACCCCCGATCACTAGAAAAACAAAGATCATGGTTTAACGATCACGGTCCTTCTCACCCTATAATTGTTGCGGAACTGGACGGTAAAGTAATTGGGTGGGCTTCCCTTAGTAGATGGTCAGATCGTGCTGCATATGACGGGACAGTAGAATTATCCTTTTATGTGTTAGAATTATATCACGGTAAAGGAATTGGAAAGGCACTACTTCTTGCCTTACTAGAGCAAGCCGCTACCCTTCCCTTACATACCATCATTTCACGAATTACTGAAGGGAATGAAGCGAGTATCCATCTTCATAAACAAGCTGGGTTTGAATATATCGGGGTTATGAAGCAGGTTGGTAAAAAGTTTGGAAGATTACTAGATGTTCATATGTTTCAATTTTTCGTGTGA
- a CDS encoding M20 family metallopeptidase gives MKSIIENEITKYKEDFFRISTFIGENPELGHEEFKAAEILSNELKKHDFVVTLGTANLPTAFEAVFDSGLPGPTIGYMAEYDALPELGHACGHNLIGTMAVAAGIGLSKVLKECGGKVIVYGTPAEETKGGKVTMAEQGIFNKLDVAMMVHPLNRFEKSGTSLAMDAIQFEFFGKAAHAAASPHEGINALDAVIQVFNSMNALRQHITPDARIHGIIPEGGKAANIVPDYAVAQFYVRANSREYVNELVEKLKKIAEGAALATGSKVESSFYEFSYDNMVTNEQLSTTFTNALLSLGVKSEEINKKVGGSGSLDMGNVSQVVPSIHPYIQICTEPYACHTHEFREAAMSDRAKEAMILGAKAMALAGFEVIINPELLSQIKAEFTSSRV, from the coding sequence ATGAAGTCAATTATTGAAAATGAAATTACTAAATATAAAGAAGATTTTTTCCGTATTAGCACGTTCATTGGGGAAAATCCTGAGCTTGGTCATGAAGAATTCAAAGCAGCGGAAATACTTTCAAATGAGCTTAAAAAGCATGATTTTGTCGTTACCTTAGGAACAGCTAATTTACCAACCGCGTTTGAAGCTGTATTTGACAGCGGTTTACCTGGGCCAACCATTGGATATATGGCAGAATATGATGCATTACCTGAACTTGGCCATGCTTGTGGACATAACTTGATTGGAACAATGGCAGTTGCTGCAGGAATCGGTTTAAGTAAGGTTTTAAAGGAATGTGGTGGAAAGGTTATCGTCTATGGTACCCCTGCTGAAGAAACAAAGGGTGGAAAGGTAACGATGGCTGAACAAGGGATCTTTAATAAGCTCGATGTAGCTATGATGGTTCACCCTCTTAATCGTTTTGAGAAAAGTGGTACATCGTTGGCAATGGACGCGATTCAATTTGAATTTTTCGGTAAAGCTGCTCATGCTGCAGCTAGCCCTCATGAAGGAATTAACGCACTAGATGCAGTTATTCAAGTCTTTAATAGTATGAATGCCTTAAGACAGCATATTACGCCTGATGCTCGAATTCATGGAATTATTCCAGAAGGTGGAAAGGCTGCAAATATTGTTCCTGACTATGCAGTTGCTCAATTCTATGTGAGAGCAAACTCTAGGGAATACGTGAATGAACTGGTTGAGAAGTTAAAAAAGATTGCTGAAGGAGCAGCACTTGCAACTGGCAGCAAAGTGGAATCCTCTTTTTATGAATTTTCGTATGACAACATGGTAACTAACGAACAATTATCTACCACTTTTACGAATGCACTTCTTTCTTTAGGAGTGAAAAGTGAGGAGATTAACAAAAAAGTAGGTGGTTCTGGCTCACTTGATATGGGAAATGTAAGTCAAGTTGTCCCTTCTATTCACCCTTATATTCAAATCTGTACAGAACCTTATGCGTGCCATACTCATGAATTTAGAGAGGCAGCTATGAGTGACAGAGCTAAGGAAGCAATGATTTTAGGTGCTAAGGCAATGGCATTAGCAGGGTTTGAGGTCATCATCAATCCTGAGTTACTTTCTCAAATAAAAGCTGAGTTTACTAGCTCAAGAGTCTAG